The following proteins come from a genomic window of Candidatus Methylomirabilota bacterium:
- a CDS encoding iron ABC transporter permease → MRWRHLDRSLVVWILLAGALLLLVVNPLARLVWSSFQSEAGAFTLANYAAAYGRWRYVEALLNSLVIGLAVGALCLVFGVPMAWAVSRTDMPGKGLVWAAILGTFIVPNYLGAVAWILLAGPNAGWLNRLYKGLTGADAGPFNIYTKTGLVLVMASYSFPYVFVFTRSALDLISSEMEDAATTLGAGILRTTLRITLPLTLPAIMAAFIVSFLEAIALFGVPALIALPGRFQMMTTTLWEFFEFPPRVQVAAAYAMPLLGITALLFWLQQRIIARKGYVALTGKGGERRLLRLGGWRWAMLGYCLFVTSLSFFLPMLVVLQAAFAKAWGRGFSLDNLTLGNLKFVLVSQPITRAATVHTFVYGGVAAALALGLALAIAYIVQRRLVPFGRALSYVAMAPFVIPGIVLAIGFYAAYTAPPLAFYGTAWILILAFTTRFLPIAYANSEAALRAINPELEDAVRILGGGRLMAMRRVVGPLLKRGLAGAFIVVFIPATRELSSAIFLYTTGTQVLSVLLFDKSDEGNFEYLSAIGLILVVGTVALVLAGFRLVGRDFMLRRTTA, encoded by the coding sequence GTGCGCTGGCGTCACCTCGACAGGTCGCTGGTCGTCTGGATCCTCCTCGCCGGCGCGCTGCTCCTGCTCGTCGTCAATCCGCTGGCGCGGCTCGTCTGGTCGAGCTTCCAGAGCGAGGCGGGCGCGTTCACCCTCGCCAACTACGCCGCCGCCTATGGGCGCTGGCGCTACGTCGAGGCGCTCCTGAACTCGCTCGTCATCGGGCTCGCGGTAGGGGCGCTCTGCCTGGTCTTCGGCGTGCCGATGGCGTGGGCGGTTTCGCGCACGGACATGCCCGGCAAGGGTCTCGTGTGGGCCGCGATCCTGGGCACGTTCATCGTGCCGAATTACCTCGGCGCCGTCGCGTGGATCCTGCTGGCCGGGCCGAACGCGGGCTGGCTGAACCGGCTCTACAAGGGGCTCACCGGCGCTGACGCCGGGCCCTTCAACATCTACACGAAGACGGGCCTCGTGCTCGTCATGGCCTCCTACTCCTTCCCCTATGTGTTCGTGTTCACCCGCTCGGCGCTCGACCTCATCTCGTCGGAGATGGAGGACGCGGCCACGACGCTCGGCGCCGGCATCCTGCGAACGACGCTCCGGATCACGCTGCCGCTGACGCTGCCGGCGATCATGGCGGCGTTCATCGTCTCGTTCCTCGAGGCGATCGCGCTCTTCGGGGTGCCGGCCCTCATCGCGCTCCCCGGCCGCTTCCAGATGATGACGACGACGCTCTGGGAGTTCTTCGAGTTCCCGCCCAGGGTGCAGGTGGCGGCCGCCTACGCGATGCCGCTCCTCGGGATCACGGCGCTCCTCTTCTGGCTCCAGCAGCGGATCATCGCGCGCAAGGGCTACGTGGCGCTCACGGGCAAGGGCGGCGAGCGCCGGCTCCTCCGGCTCGGCGGCTGGCGCTGGGCGATGCTCGGCTACTGCCTCTTCGTGACGTCGCTCTCCTTCTTCCTGCCGATGCTGGTCGTGCTCCAGGCGGCCTTCGCGAAGGCCTGGGGCCGCGGGTTCTCCCTCGACAACCTGACGCTCGGGAACCTCAAGTTCGTGCTGGTCAGCCAGCCCATCACGCGCGCCGCGACGGTCCACACGTTCGTCTACGGCGGCGTGGCCGCGGCGCTGGCGCTCGGGCTCGCGCTCGCGATCGCCTACATCGTCCAGCGCCGGCTGGTGCCGTTCGGCCGGGCCCTCTCGTACGTCGCCATGGCGCCGTTCGTCATCCCGGGCATCGTGCTGGCGATCGGCTTCTACGCCGCCTACACGGCGCCGCCGCTCGCGTTCTACGGGACGGCCTGGATCCTCATCCTCGCCTTCACGACGCGCTTCCTCCCGATCGCCTACGCCAACAGCGAGGCGGCCCTCCGCGCGATCAACCCCGAGCTCGAGGACGCCGTGCGCATCCTCGGGGGCGGACGGCTCATGGCGATGCGCCGCGTCGTCGGGCCGCTCCTGAAGCGCGGGCTCGCGGGCGCGTTCATCGTGGTCTTCATCCCGGCGACGCGCGAGCTCTCCTCGGCGATCTTCCTCTACACGACCGGCACCCAGGTCCTGTCGGTGCTCCTGTTCGACAAGAGCGACGAGGGCAACTTCGAGTACCTGTCAGCGATCGGGCTCATCCTCGTCGTCGGCACGGTCGCGCTGGTGCTGGCGGGCTTCCGCCTCGTCGGGCGCGACTTCATGCTCAGGCGGACGACGGCGTGA
- a CDS encoding extracellular solute-binding protein, whose amino-acid sequence MDIKRIAITLGLSLLASTAPVAAFEGEQQLYDAAKKEKEFTWYTAHYGSETAAAVCSGFEKKYPGIKCNYIRTTAQVAYQRLAQDMKANLAVASVFSSTDVSHHGRMKQDGWVQPYRPKNLSELIDTFKGFNDPDGLYVATAAGLVLITYNTTLVQPKDAPKKWTDLLDPKWKNHVSIGHPSFSGYVGTWVVQMRKLYGWDYFKKLELNKPRIGRSINDTVTMLNAKESWVAAGPSATTLQSRDKGNPLALVYPEDGAILMVSPTSILKNAPAPNAAKLFEEYLLGRECNEIMVKLREDSVNKHVKPLPGARSVAEIKTIRPSYDEVEKGIPEVKELFRETFGI is encoded by the coding sequence ATGGACATCAAACGGATCGCCATCACGCTCGGGCTCTCGCTCCTGGCCTCGACCGCCCCCGTCGCCGCCTTCGAGGGCGAGCAGCAGCTCTACGACGCCGCGAAGAAGGAGAAGGAGTTCACCTGGTACACCGCCCACTACGGCTCGGAGACCGCGGCGGCGGTGTGCAGCGGGTTCGAGAAGAAGTATCCGGGGATCAAGTGCAACTACATCCGCACCACGGCCCAGGTGGCCTATCAGCGCCTCGCCCAGGACATGAAGGCCAACCTCGCCGTCGCGTCGGTGTTCAGCTCGACGGACGTGAGCCATCACGGGCGCATGAAGCAGGACGGCTGGGTGCAGCCGTACCGGCCGAAGAATCTCTCCGAGCTGATCGACACGTTCAAAGGGTTCAACGATCCCGACGGCCTCTACGTCGCCACCGCGGCGGGCCTCGTCCTGATCACCTACAACACGACGCTCGTCCAGCCGAAGGACGCGCCGAAGAAGTGGACGGACCTCCTCGACCCGAAGTGGAAGAACCACGTGTCCATCGGGCACCCGAGCTTCAGCGGCTACGTGGGGACCTGGGTGGTCCAGATGCGGAAGCTCTACGGCTGGGACTACTTCAAGAAGCTCGAGCTGAACAAGCCGCGCATCGGGCGCTCGATCAACGACACCGTCACGATGCTCAACGCCAAAGAGAGCTGGGTCGCGGCCGGCCCGTCTGCCACGACGCTCCAGAGCCGCGACAAGGGCAACCCGCTCGCCCTCGTCTACCCCGAGGACGGCGCGATCCTGATGGTCTCGCCGACCAGCATTCTGAAGAACGCTCCCGCGCCGAACGCCGCGAAGCTCTTCGAGGAGTACCTGCTCGGCCGCGAGTGCAACGAGATCATGGTGAAGCTCCGCGAGGACTCGGTGAACAAGCACGTGAAGCCGCTGCCCGGCGCTAGGTCCGTCGCGGAGATCAAGACGATCCGCCCGAGCTACGACGAGGTCGAGAAGGGCATCCCCGAGGTGAAGGAGCTGTTCCGGGAGACGTTCGGAATCTGA
- a CDS encoding ABC transporter ATP-binding protein yields the protein MSKLVLKNVSCRFGDVTAVDDCSLAIESGDFVSLLGPSGCGKTTTLRMIAGFLPPAAGTIEMDGEVISSPASSLPPEKRNMSMIFQSYAIWPNMTVAQNVAFGLEVRRLARAETRAKLDHILDVVRLAPFR from the coding sequence GTGAGCAAGCTCGTCTTGAAGAACGTCTCGTGCCGCTTCGGCGACGTCACCGCGGTGGATGACTGCAGCCTGGCGATCGAGTCCGGCGACTTCGTCTCGCTGCTCGGGCCGTCGGGCTGCGGCAAGACGACGACGCTCCGGATGATCGCCGGGTTCCTCCCGCCGGCGGCGGGCACGATCGAGATGGACGGCGAGGTGATCTCCTCCCCCGCGTCGTCGCTCCCACCCGAGAAGCGGAACATGTCCATGATCTTCCAGAGCTACGCCATCTGGCCCAACATGACGGTGGCGCAGAACGTCGCGTTCGGCCTCGAGGTGCGCCGCCTCGCGCGGGCGGAGACCCGCGCGAAGCTCGACCACATCCTCGACGTCGTGCGGCTCGCGCCGTTCCGCG